A window of Microbispora hainanensis genomic DNA:
GACCGGGAAACCCTCGCGGACAACCTCGTCGGCATCTTCCACAAGATCTACGCCGACTCCTGGGGCCCGCGCAGCGACGACATCCTGCGCGGCTGCGCCCTCACCCTCTCCCGCAACGGCGGAACCCTGGCCGACATCCCGGCGCTGCTCAGCGATCACCCCTACCGAAAAGACCTCACCGAACGGCTCGACGACCCCTTCCTGCTGGGTTTCTGGAACTGGTACGAGCACCTGTCCGAGCAGGCCCAAGCACACGTCACCGCGCCCATCATGAACAAGCTGCGGGCGTTCCTGCTCCGCCCCTTCGTCCGCGACATCCTCGGCTCGGCCCAGTCCACCTTCGACGTCGGCGACGTCCTGGACGGCAAGATCCTGCTCGCCCGCCTCCCCAAAGGCGTCCTCGGCGACGACACCGCCCGCCTGCTCGGCTCCCTTCTGCTGGCCCAGGTCTGGCAGGCCGCCTCCCACCGCGCCCGGCTCGGCCACGCCCGCTCGCCCTCCGCCTTGTACGTGGACGAGACGCAGAACTTCCTGAACCTCCCGCACGCCCTGTCGGACATGCTCGCCGAGGCCCGCGCGTACCGGCTGTCGATGGTGCTCGCCCACCAGCACCTGGCCCAGCTCCCCCGCGACCTGTGCCAGGCCATCAGCTCCGACGCCCGCAACAAGATCTACTTCTCGCTCTCACCCGAGGACGCCCGCGAAGTCGAGCACCACTTCAGCCCCTACCTGACCCGGCACGACCTGGCCAACCTCGGCGCCTTCCAGGCCGCCGCCCGGCTCGTGGTGCGCTCCGCGGAAACCCCGCCCTTCACCCTGCGCACCCGGCCCCTGCCCGAACCCGACCCCGACCTCGCCGCACGCATACGGCTCGCCGCTGCCCGCGCCCACGGACGGCACCCCGCGGCCGGCGACCCCCTTCCAGAAGGAGACCCCCGCACCCAACCAAAAGGAGACGAATGAACCAGCACTACACGCCTCGCGTCCTCAACTCGCTCGTCATACGGCTCACGAGCCACGACCGGCGCCTGCTCCGCATGGTCTGGACCCACGAGGTCCTGACCACCCACCAGCTCCTCCAGGCGGCGTTCGACAACGACCACACCGGCCGCCACCGCCTGGTCAAGCTGAACCGTCTCGGCGCGCTCGACCGCTTCCGCCCGCGGCCCCCTCTCGGCTCCGCACCCTGGCACTACGTCCTGGGAGAGGCCGGCGCCGCCGTACTGGCCCTGGAAGACGGCGTCACCCTGTCGGAGTTCGGATACCGGCGCGGCCAGGCCCTGTCCATCGCGTACGGCCAGCGGCTCGCGCACACCATCGGCGTGAACGGCGTCTTCGCCGCCCTGTCCGGCCACGCCCGACGCGCCGGCGACTGCCGCCTGGACACCTGGTGGACCGAGACCCAGTGCAAAGCCATGTGGGGCAAGCACGTACGGCCCGACGCCTACGGCCGATGGACCGACAACGGCCTCACCCTGGACTTCTTCCTCGAATACGACACCGGCACCGAAACCCTCGATCGCGTCGCCGCGAAGCTCAGCGGGTACGCCTCGCTGGCCGCCGCCAGCGGCATCAACACCCCGGTGCTGTTCCTGACCAGTGGCGCGCGGCGTGAAGCCAACCTGCATGACCGGCTGCGACTCCGAGGCGCTCTCGTGCCGGTACCCGTCGCGACCGCCACCGAGGGCCAGGAACCGCACGACGCCGTCTGGCTTCCGGGCAATCGTACGGACGGGCGGCTGCGCCTCGCCGAACTCGCGCGCCACTTCGGCCAGCAGAGGCGCGCTTGATCGCAGAGCTCGGGGTCGGCAAACTCATCGCGGCCGGCGGTTGCCTGGTATGCGGCGTCGTCGTCATCGCCGCCATCGGCGGCGGAGCCAAGTACGCCTTCACCGCCGGCGACACGGCCAAGCTCCGAGCCGCGATCTGCGCCTATGCCGCCCCACCTGGCGCGATACGGCGGGTGCCCGCTTCCCGCTTCGGGCTCTCCTCCCAGCAGATCGCGAACGCCCGACAGATCGTGAACGTCGCTGCCAAGCTGGGGCTTCCCAAGCGAGCAGCCGAGATCGCCCTAAGCACCGCGATTCAGGAAAGCAGCCTTACCAATTTAAGGACCGGCAACGGCTCGTACGGGCTGTTCCAGCAGCAGCCATCCCAAGGCTGGGGGACCAAGCAGCAGGTCACCGACCCCTCCCACGCGGCTCGCTTCTTCTACACGCGCCTGGTCGAGATCCCCGGCTGGGAGCACATGCCGCTCACCCAGGCGGCAGCGCTCGTCCAGCGCCCTCGCGAGGACCTACGCGACGCCTACGCCAAACACGAACCGCTCGCCAAAGCGCTGGTCGCCCTGCTGTGGAAGGGCAGATCGTCCGGGCGAGCGGCCGTGGACACGGTCACGAGCGACGACATGCGGGTCCGTATTCAAACCGCAGCCGGGCTCGGCGTTCCACGTGACGAGCTCGTGGCCAGCATCGCGGCGGACCTGGCCAGCCAGAAGTCAGGCGAGCAACTCGACCCTGACGAGATCAGGAAGCGCGCCGACGACATCTTGACCACGGTCGCGGGCCAGCTCTGCGAGGAACTGAAACTCCGGGCGAACAACCCTGCCGACGAGACGACCTCTGACGGAAACGCGCTGATCGAGGGCCCCGCTGGGCGTGGTGCGATCGCGGTCAGAGCCGCGCTAGCCATGATCGGCGTGCCTTACTCCTGGGGTGGCGGCGGACCCGGCGGGCCGAGCTTCGGCACCGGCCGGGGCGCCAGGACCAAAGGCTTCGACTGCAGCGGCCTCACCGAGTACGCATGGAGCAAGGCAGGAGTCAGCATCGGTTCCTCCACCGGCCCCCAGTGGCACTCGGGCAAGCACGTCGACCGCTCTCAGCTCCAGCCGGGCGACCTGGTCTTCTTCGCCTACAACCCCCGCGATCCCAGCACGATTCACCACGTGGGCCTCTACATAGGCGAGGGGAAGATGGTCCATGCCCCACATACCGGCAGCCATGTGCAAATCGCACCGATGTCCCGAAGCGACTACGCCGGGGCCGTACGACCGTCTTTAAGAGGGCGATTTGATTTGAACTTCTCGTCCTAGCCTCGATCTTTCGCGCCCATCTGGTGGCTGGCTGAGCGGTTCGGCTGGAGTGTGAAATCGCGGTCGTGGTCAGCCTAGTGGCCCGGCTGTCGCGCCGGGTGGGCGGGGTTCCACGGGCCCGTAGGGGTGTCCTTCCTGGATTGTAGGGGCGGCTTTGTGCCGGCCAGGTCGGTGCCGGGAACGCCTCCTGGCCCTGGGCCGGCCAACTGCTCGCCGCCGTCACCCGGCTTCAGATGCGGTGATGCGCAGGCGTAGTCGTCCTCCGCCGCGGACCAGGCGGGCGGCGACGGCGAACAGGCGCAGCGTCAGCCGTTTCGGCTCATACCGGCGGGCCGGTCCGTCGCGGGCGAGCATCGCCAAGGTGATGTGGCGGTGCCGGGCGTCATAACGCCGGATTTGGTAGTGGTCCAGGCCGGTTCCGTTCTTGGCGGACTGGAAACACTCCTCGATCGCCCAGCGGGAGCCGGCGACGGCGATGAGATCCTCCAATGTGGTGCCGACTGGTGCACACAGGTAG
This region includes:
- a CDS encoding replication-relaxation family protein, whose protein sequence is MNQHYTPRVLNSLVIRLTSHDRRLLRMVWTHEVLTTHQLLQAAFDNDHTGRHRLVKLNRLGALDRFRPRPPLGSAPWHYVLGEAGAAVLALEDGVTLSEFGYRRGQALSIAYGQRLAHTIGVNGVFAALSGHARRAGDCRLDTWWTETQCKAMWGKHVRPDAYGRWTDNGLTLDFFLEYDTGTETLDRVAAKLSGYASLAAASGINTPVLFLTSGARREANLHDRLRLRGALVPVPVATATEGQEPHDAVWLPGNRTDGRLRLAELARHFGQQRRA
- a CDS encoding C40 family peptidase; its protein translation is MIAELGVGKLIAAGGCLVCGVVVIAAIGGGAKYAFTAGDTAKLRAAICAYAAPPGAIRRVPASRFGLSSQQIANARQIVNVAAKLGLPKRAAEIALSTAIQESSLTNLRTGNGSYGLFQQQPSQGWGTKQQVTDPSHAARFFYTRLVEIPGWEHMPLTQAAALVQRPREDLRDAYAKHEPLAKALVALLWKGRSSGRAAVDTVTSDDMRVRIQTAAGLGVPRDELVASIAADLASQKSGEQLDPDEIRKRADDILTTVAGQLCEELKLRANNPADETTSDGNALIEGPAGRGAIAVRAALAMIGVPYSWGGGGPGGPSFGTGRGARTKGFDCSGLTEYAWSKAGVSIGSSTGPQWHSGKHVDRSQLQPGDLVFFAYNPRDPSTIHHVGLYIGEGKMVHAPHTGSHVQIAPMSRSDYAGAVRPSLRGRFDLNFSS